A genomic stretch from Gorilla gorilla gorilla isolate KB3781 chromosome 20, NHGRI_mGorGor1-v2.1_pri, whole genome shotgun sequence includes:
- the TNFAIP8L1 gene encoding tumor necrosis factor alpha-induced protein 8-like protein 1, with amino-acid sequence MDTFSTKSLALQAQKKLLSKMASKAVVAVLVDDTSSEVLDELYRATREFTRSRKEAQKMLKNLVKVALKLGLLLRGDQLGGEELALLRRFRHRARCLAMTAVSFHQVDFTFDRRVLAAGLLECRDLLHQAVGAHLTAKSHGRINHVFGHLADCDFLAALYGPAEPYRSHLRRICEGLGRMLDEGSL; translated from the coding sequence ATGGACACCTTCAGCACCAAGAGCCTGGCTCTGCAGGCGCAGAAGAAGCTCCTGAGTAAGATGGCGTCCAAGGCAGTGGTGGCCGTGCTGGTGGATGACACCAGCAGTGAGGTGCTGGATGAGCTGTACCGCGCCACCAGGGAGTTCACGCGCAGCCGCAAGGAGGCCCAGAAGATGCTCAAGAACCTGGTCAAGGTGGCCCTGAAGCTGGGACTGCTGCTGCGTGGGGACCAGCTGGGCGGTGAGGAGCTGGCGCTGCTGCGGCGCTTCCGCCACCGGGCGCGCTGCCTGGCCATGACGGCCGTCAGCTTCCACCAGGTGGACTTCACCTTCGACCGGCGCGTGCTGGCCGCCGGGCTGCTCGAGTGCCGCGACCTGCTGCACCAGGCCGTGGGTGCCCACCTGACTGCCAAGTCCCACGGCCGCATCAACCACGTGTTCGGCCACCTAGCCGACTGCGACTTCCTGGCTGCGCTCTACGGCCCCGCCGAGCCTTACCGCTCCCACCTGCGCAGGATCTGCGAGGGCCTGGGCCGGATGCTGGACGAGGGCAGCCTCTGA